Part of the Caballeronia sp. SL2Y3 genome is shown below.
GCTTCCGCGCTGGGCGACCGGCAGATGTTGCCGAGACAGACGAAGCAGATCGCGATCGAATTCATCGGGCCGAACGGGAAAATGGGTGTTGGACGCCGCGCAGACAACCGCGCGTTCGAATGCGCTCGGATTATACAAAGGCTCGTCTGAATGCGCCCGGACGGGCGGCGACCGGCGCTCTCTCCCGCGCAGGATCAACGCTTCTCGCGATGAATGTCGTGCGTGACGAAGCCGCTCTCGCCGTTCGGCATGTCGAGCCAGTCGCGATGCGCCAGCGTGCGGCGGATGTCGGCGAGGCCAGTCTCCCAGTGCTCGTGCATTGTCGAGAAGCCGAACTGATAGTCCTTGTACTGGCCCTCGTACTCCTTCTGCCGATAGATAAGGTGAATGATGTTGTAGCGCTTCGAGCAGGCCAGTTGGGCGGCGCGTCGGCACCACTCGTCGGTGTCGCGAAGCGCCTCGGGTACGAGGTCGAGGACGTGCTTCAGGACGTTGCGGTACCGCTGGGCGCGCTGCATCTCGTCCGTGACGAGCCGCGTGCGGCTCGAATACTGTATGTCCTTGATGCGGCCCGTGACATCGACGATATTGTCCGGCACCGGCCCGCGCGCGCTCCAGAGATCGACCTGGAACGCGAGCGTATCGCGGCGCGGCGTGGCCTGCGCGACCTCGTAGAGCGGCGTGTTCGACATGAGGCCGCCGTCCCAGTAGAACTGTCCGTCGATCTCCACGGCGGCGAAGCCGGGCGGCAGCGCGCCCGAGGCCAGAAAATGCTCGGCGCGCAGCTTCGTCCGCGTGTTGTCGAAGTACGCGAAGTTGCCGGTTGCCACGTTCACCGCGCCGACGGACACGCGCGTCTCGCCCGAATTGATGCGGTCGAAGTCGCAAAGGCGTTCGAGCGTAGCCTTGAGCGGAGCCGTATCGTAATAGCTCGCGGTCTCAGGCGAACTCGATGCCACCGGCGACGGCGGCGGAAAGCGGGGCACGAAGAACCCCTTCTGCCCTTCGACGAGCGCATCGACCGCCTGCAACGCGGTAAAAGCCTTTCGGATCTGGTCGCTCGAATTGAAGAACGCGCGCTCGACGAACGCGGGCAACGGAAAGCCGAACGCCGGCTGACAGATGGTTTCCCAGAATTCCCGCAGCCGCTCGACGCGATTCTCCGGCGCATTTCCCGCGATGATCGCTGTGTTGATCGCGCCGATCGAGATGCCGGCGATCCAGTTCGGGTGAATATCCGCTTCGTGCAAGCCCTGGTAGACGCCGGCCTGATACGCGCCGAGCGCGCCGCCGCCCTGAAGCACGAGCGCGATGGTCTCGTAGGGCGGCAGGCTCATGCGCGGCGCTTGTTCGTGGCTGCGTTCGCGTCCGAGGGCTGGGTTGTCGTCGCTTTCTGACATGAGGCCTCGTTCCTTATTGCATGTTCCGGCCGCGGCTCACCACAAACGATTGCCCGTGAGCGGCGCCCATTCGAACGTGGTCTGCGCCACGTCTCCGACCTTGTCGACACGCCATGGCGCGGCCGATGCCGCTTGCCGCGCCTATGACCACCGCCGTCTAACCTCCTGTCGGAAGACTGAATGACAACATGCGAACCATGCGACCATCAAGCTGGCCGTTTGGCATAGGAGGATTCGCGTTCGCTCGCATGGATCGCCTAGCCCGTTTGGCCAGCTATTGCGCGAAACCCGGGAGCGGCTATTGTGCACGAACGTAGCGGTGCGCCCCAGCGGCCGGCCGAGCCGAATAACCGCGCCTACGTGCTCCGCTACAATTGATCGCTTTCGCTTTTCATCGCTTCTTGCGGGTCACTCGTCATGCTCAGTTACCGTCACGCCTTTCACGCGGGCAACCACGCCGATGTGCTGAAGCACGCCATTGTGGTTCAGATGCTTCGATATCTCGGGCTGAAAGACAAATCGTACTGGTACATCGACACGCATGCCGGTGCAGGCGTGTATTCGCTGGCGGAAGGTTTCGCGGCGAAAAACGCGGAGTACGAATCGGGCATTGCGCCATTGTGGGATCGCACCGACTTGCCGCCGTTGCTTGCCGATTACGTCGACGAAGTGAAGGCGTTGAATCCGGACGGCGCATTGCGCTTTTATCCGGGCTCGCCGTATCTGGCTTGGCGCGCGATGCGCGAACAGGACCGCATGCGGCTGTTCGAACTGCACAGCACGGAGATCGACGTGCTGCGTCATAACTTCCGCGACGCCGGCCGCCGCGCGATGATCTACGACGGCGACGGATTCGAAGGCATCAAGGCGATTCTTCCTCCGCCGCCGCGCCGCGCGCTGGTGCTGATCGACCCGTCCTACGAAGACAAGCGCGACTATGCGCGGACGGTCGAATGCCTTGAAGAATCGCTCAGGCGTTTTGCCACCGGGACGTATGCGGTGTGGTATCCGCAAGTCTCGCGCATGGAGTCGCAGCGTTTCGCCGATCAGCTGAAGGCCATCCAGCCGACGGGCTGGCTGCACGCGACGCTCACCGTCAAGACGCCGCCGGCGGACGGCCTCGGCTTGTTCGGCAGTGGCATGTTCGTCCTGAATCCGCCGTATAAGCTCGCGAGCGAGTTGAAGCAGGCGTTGCCCTATCTGGTCGATGCGCTCGGCCAGGATGCGGGCGCTGCATTCAAACTGGAGCAGCGCGCGGATTGATTGCGTCGGATCAGGGGTAGGCTTCCCGTCGCCTGCGCGAGTGGCTCGGGTTGGTCGTCGCGGGCGTTGCCGTCTGCCCGCCATATTCGATGTACGGCGAAACCACGATCGGCTGCTGCTCCTGTGGCGGCAGTCCGGGTAACGTCGCCATCGGGACCATGCCCGGCGCGCCGAGGGGCGCGCTTTGCAGGACCGTCCCGCTCACGCCGCTATGAATGCCGGTTTGAGTATCCAGCACGAGCGGTTCGCCGCCGGGTTTGGCGAATGCCAGGTCGCCGTGGCAAAGTGCCACGGCATACGCTGCGCAGGCCGCAACGAGGCGCGTCTGCGTCGTCTTGGAGAGGTGGCGTGTCATCGATCGCTCTATTCGGTAGACGAAACGGCTTTACCTTACCCCGGTGGCAAGCTTTAGGCTAGGCGCTCACATCCACATTGACCGTTCTTTCGGGAGAATTATGAAGTCGACACGGAATCTGCTGCGCGCTGTACTCGCCGTCATCACCGTTTCCTTCAGCGTAAGCGGCTTCGCCCAGACAGCGGCGTCTTCGCACGACAGCATGTCGGGCATGAAGCATGGCATGCCCGCCAACGAGGATGCGCCCTCGAACGCAGCTTTCCAGGCCGCCGATGAATCCATGATGTCGAGAATGTCAGACGTTCAGTACACCGGAGACGCCGACCGCGATTTCGTCGCGCACATGATTCCGCACCATGAAGGCGCGGTCGAAATGGCGAAGGTGGAGTTGAAGTACGGCAAGGACGCGAAACTGCGCAAGCTGGCGAAGGACATCGTCGCCGCGCAAGAGAAGGAAATCGCGTTCATGAAACAGTGGCTGGCGACGCATCCGGCGCAGAAGTGACGTCGCTTCGAATGAAAGCCGCAGAAACGACAAAGCCCCGCATGACGGGGCTTTTCATTCAACACCTGGCGCGCTTCGCGGCGCGCGGACCCGGGCTTCAGATGTTGTAGCCGTTGTTTTCGAGCGAACGGATACGCTTTTCGAGCTGGACGACGTCCGACGATTGAGCCAGGTATTCTTCGCGGCGGCGCTGTTCGGCGGCTTCAAACCAGATGCTGAGTTTTTCGAGCAGAATTGCAAACATGGTGTTCTCCAAGGATTAGTGCTGGTCCCTGGCGGTTCGGGTCAGGGATAACCCGCGTTAGGGATAACCCGGATTATAGCTGACTCATCTGAGTCGTGTGAGTGAAATGCCCGCATGGGGTGCATTCCTTTTCGGAATGGTGCTCGACGGGCAACTCCCTAAGTTATTGATTCGACGAAATAAGGATAGGACATCGCAGAAATGTGCACTGTCTTAGTGCACTCACTGCGCCAATTTGTCCAGAATCGGGCAGTCCGGGCGCTCGTCGCCTTGGCAATGCCTTGCGAGGTGTGACAGCGTGTCGCGCATGTCCGTCAGCTCCGCGATCCGGCGATCGAGCTCCGCGACATGTTCCAGCGCGATTGCCTTCACCTCGGCGCTGGCTCGCGTCCGGTCATGCCACAGCGCGAGCAGCTTGCGGATATCCTCGACGAGAAAGCCCAGACGCCGCGCCTGCCGCACGAACCGCAGCGCATGCACTTCCTGTTCGCCGTACACGCGGTATCCCGATGACGTCCGTCCGACCGGTGTGAGCAAGCCGACGCTCTCGTAATACCGGATCATCTTCGCAGTGACGCCCGACGCGCGGGCCGCTTCGCCAATGTTCATCCTGTTCTCCTCGACTTTCCGCCGACTCTACACGTTCCCATCATGGCAAGGTATACGATGTCGATACTTCCACCCATTTAAAGAGGAAACGGATATGACCGAATTCGAAGTCCAAGGCATGAGTTGCCAGCATTGCGTCGCTGCCGTCACGCGGTCGATTCAGGAGATCGACCCAGAGGCGCAGGTTCGCGTCGATCTGGAGCGCGGTACGGTCGCGGTCGAATCGACGCAGACGGAACAGGCGCTGAAGGACGCCATCGACGATGCCGGCTATACCGTCGTAGGCGCAGCTTCCGCATGACAGGCGGTCGGGGGTTCACTGTCGCGCTGATCGGCGCGTCCGGTCTTCTGGGGCGCGCCATATCCGCCGAACTCGCCGGCTTGGCGCAGTGGCGCGTCGTGCGTACCGCGCATCGGCGCGCGGGTGCGAACAGCGTGCCGCTCGATATCCGCGATCACGACGCCGTGCGCGCCTTTCTGCGCCGGGAAAAACCGGATGCCCTCGTGATCGCGGCAGCGGAGCGTCGGCCGGATGTGTGCGAGAACGACCCGCCGCTCGCCCGCGCGCTCAACGTGGACGCCGTGCGCGTCATCGCTACGGAAGCGAGCGCGCTCGGCGCGTGGGTCCTGTCGATTTCGACGGACTATGTTTTCGACGGCACGTCTGCGCCCTACTTCCCCGACGACACGCCCGCGCCGCTGAACGCCTACGGGCGCAGCAAGCTCGACGGCGAGCGCGCGTTGCTAGAAGCCGATCCGCGATCGTGCGTGCTGCGTCTGCCGCTGCTTTACGGACCGGTCGTCGACTGGACCGAATCGGCGGTGACGAGCCTGACGCCCGCCATCGTCGCCTCCGCCGAATCTGCAAAAGCGCCGGCTTCGATGGATGCGTGGGCGACGCGTTACCCGACCTACACACCGGACGTCGCGGTGGTGATCCGCGGCATGCTCGAACATCACGCTCGCGGCGCGACGATTTCCGGCATCACGCAATGGTCCGGCGACGAACCGATGACGAAGTTCGATATCGCCGAACGCATCGCGCGTGTGCTGAAGGTGGACGCGAAGCTCGTCGCGCAACGGGAGCCGACCGACGCGACGCCGCGCCCGCGCGATTGCCATCTGGATTCGGGCCGCCTGGAGGCGCTCGGCATCGGGCGGCGCACACCGTTCGATACGGCGATCGAACGGCTGCTCGCGAATTATCCGGCGCTGCCGTCGTTGTAACTCAGTGAAAGTCGCGGCTCGACGCGGCAAGGCGTCCAAGCAGCGCCGTGTGATCTTCGAGCCGTTGCGCGACCAGATGCCGCACGTCGCCCTCGTTCTGCCACACGCCATGCACGCCGAGGAGCGACGCGCCGAGCAACACCTTGCGCTGCTTCTCGACGAGCCCCGGCCAGACGATCACGTTGATCGCGCCGGTTTCGTCCTCGATCGAGACGAAGATCGTGCCGTTCGCCGTGCCCGGCCGTTGCCGCACCGTCACGATGCCGCACGCCCGCACGATGCGCCCGGTCTTGAGTTCCGCCAGATCAGCGGCCGTCCGGAAACGCAGCCGCGCCAGCCGCGCACGCAGCAGCGCGAGCGGATGACGATTGAGCGTGAGCCCGAGACTCGCGTAGTCATCGACGATTTCGCGGCCCTCCGATGCCTGCGGCAACGCGAGCGGCGCCTCGGGCATCGGCGCATCGCGCAGCAATTCCGGCGCGCGCTGCTGTGCGGTCACCGCCCACCATGCCTGACGCCGGTGCCCCGCGATGCTCGCGAGCGCGTTGCCCGCTGCGAGCGCCTCCAATTCCCGGCGCGATAAGGCGGCGCGGCGCGTGAGATCGTCGACATCGAGGAAAGGCGCCTCGGCCCGCGCGATCATGATCCGCTCGGCCGCGGCTTGCGGCAGACCTTTGATGAGTTGCAGGCCGATGCGCACGCCCGGCCCGCCCGCACCGTATTGCTGCGCCGGCAGCTGGACACGCGCGGCGAGCTTGCGCGCGCCGCGCCGCATGGTCTTGCGAAACATCTGATGCGGCAACGGCGCGCCGTAAAACTGCTGACGCCGCTGCTCCTTGCCGGCATCGAAAACGACGCGCTCGCCCTTGCCCGGCGGCAATTCGAGCACCGATTCCCAGTCGCTCAGCGAAACATCCGGCGCGAACACGTCCACGCCGTGCCGCCGCGCGTCCTGCACGAGTTGCGACGGCGAATAAAAGCCGAGCGGCTGACTATTCAGGAGGCCGGCCAGAAACGCGGCGGGCTCGTAACGCTTGATCCACGCGCTGAAATAGACGAGCAGCGCGAAACTCGCCGAATGGCTTTCCGGGAACCCATATTCGCCGAAACCCTCGATCTGCTTGCAGACGCGCGCCGCGAACTCGTGCTCGTAGCCGCGCGCGAGCATCTTCTTCATGAGATCGGCCTGATACTCTTCCAGATGGCTGCCGCGTCGCCAGGCGGCCATCGCGCGGCGCAGCTGGTCGGCCTGCTCGGCCGTATAGCCTGCCGCGACCATCGCGAGCTTCATCACCTGTTCCTGAAAAATCGGCACGCCGAGCGTACGGCCGAGCACGGGCCGCAGTTCTTCCTTCGGATAATCCTCTTCCTCCAGACCCTGCTTGCGCCGCAGATACGGATGCACCATGCCGCCCTGAATCGGGCCGGGCCGCACGATCGCCACTTCGATCACGAGGTCGTAATACTTTTGCGGCCGCAAGCGCGGCAACATGCTCTGCTGCGCCCGCGACTCGATCTGAAAGACGCCGATGGTGTCCGCGCGGCAACACATCTCGTAGACGGCTTTGTCCTCGCGGCGAATGTGCGACAGGCCGAATTGCGGGATGCCCCGCCGCAGCGCGACGAATTCGAGCGCGCGGCGGATCGCCGACAACATGCCGAGCGCGAGCACGTCCACTTTCAGGAGCTTGAGCTGATCGATGTCGTCCTTGTCCCACTGGATCACGCAGCGGTCTTTCATCGCGGCGTTTTCGATCGGCACGAGCCGCGACAGCCGTTCCCGCGCGATCACGAAGCCGCCGACGTGCTGCGACAAGTGGCGCGGAAAGCCGCGTAGTTCGCGCGTCAGGCGAATCAGATGCCGCGTGATGTGCGAGTCCTCGCTGAAGCCCGCTTCCCGCAGATAGCCAGCCACCGCCGACGGCCCGTCCCACCACTGCTGCGCCTTGCCGATGCGCTCGATCAGCGAGGCATCCAGTCCGAGCGCGCGGCCCACGTCCTTCAGCGCACTGCGCGTGTGATACGTCGTGACCGACGCCGCCAGCGACGCGCGATGCCGCCCGTATTTCCGGTAAATGTACTGAATGACTTCCTCGCGCCGCTGGTGCTCGAAATCGACGTCGATATCGGGCGGCTCGTTGCGCGCCTGGGAGATGAATCGCTCGACCAGCAGGCCCATTCTGACCGGATCGAGTTCGGTGATGAAAAGACAGAAGCAGATGATCGAATTCGCCGCCGAGCCGCGCCCCTGGCACAGAATGCCCTTGCTGCGGGCAAAGGCGACGATGTCGTAGACCGTCAGGAAGTATTTCTCGTAGCCCAGGGTGGCGACGAGCGCGAGTTCCTTGTCGATGAGACCGATGGTGTCGGCATCGAACCCGTTCGGCCAGCGCACTTTCGCGCCCGCCATCACGCGTTTGCGCAGATAGCTCGCGGGCGTTTCGCCCGGCGGCACGAGCTCTTCGGGATATTCGTACTGAAGCTCGTCGAGACGGAACGTGCAGCGGGCGGCCACTTTCAGCGTTTCCGCGATCGCCGCCTTCGGATACAGCGCGCCGATACGCAGGCGCGTGCGCAAATGCCGCTCCGCGTTTGCTTCGAGCGCATAGCCGCATTCGGCAAGCGGACGGCCGAGGCGAACGGCAGTCAGCGTGTCCTGCAAGGGTTTGCGCGAGCGCGCGTGCATCAGCGCGCCGCTTGCCGCGACGAGCGGCAGGCCGCTCGCCTCCGAAATGACGCGGCACGAAGCGAGGCGCTCGTCGTCGCTGCCGTCCTGCCAGAGTTCCAGCGCAAGCCACGCGCGGCCCGCCGCGAAGCTGGCGAGCCAGTGCGCGCGTTCGAGCGTGTCGGCGAGCGTGGCCGCGCGTTGCGGCACGAGAATCAGCAGGCAGTCGGGCAAATGCTTCAGATGCGCGATGTCGCCGCGCAGATCGGCGGCATCCGTGACATTGGACGACGCGGCCGGATCGGTGAAATCTTCGGGCCCCAGCCGATATTGGCCCTTCGGCGAACGCGAGCGCGCGAGCGAGATCAGCTCGGACAGATTGCCGTAGCCTTCGCGGTTCGTCGCCAGCGCGATGAGCGTGCAGAACGGCTGGCCGTCGGCATCGGTCAGATTCAATTCGCTGCCGATGATTAGCTTGAGTGTCGATTGGTGGGGCAACGGCTGCCCGGCGAGCCGCGCGGCTTCGACCGCGGCTTTTACCTTGGCCTCGATGTCCTTGATCGCGGCGTGCGCGCGCACGACGCCCGCGAGCGAGCATTCGTCCGTGATCGCGAGTGCGGTATAGCCGTGCTCGAGCGCCGCGGCGGCCAGTTCCTGCGGATGCGACGCGCCGCGCAGAAACGAGAAATTGCTGATGCAATGCAGCTCGGCGTATCCGGGCAGAAGCGTGGACGCGGACACGGCGCCGGAAAAGTCTCCGCCGTCGTCGGCCAGACCGATGATGTCGTTGAGATCGTCCATCGGCGTCATCCAAAGAATCCGTGCAGGAACCACGCGCCGCTCAGACGCTCGCGATACAGCCAGAACATGCGGCCGCGATCGTCGGAGGCGACGTAGTAATCGCGCTGGACGCCGTTGCCGTCCCACCAGCCCGCTTCAATGCGCTCCGTCCGGCTGATGAGCTTCAGCGGACGGCGATAGAACGGCCGCTCGTTGCGCAACTGCAGCTTTTGCGGCGTTTCGAGGATCCACGACGGGCGCGGCTGCGAAGGCACGGCCCGATCGGGAAGTTGCAGCGGCTCGTCGGTTTCGGTCTCTGGCTCGTCTTCCTGCGCTTCTTCGGGGACTTCGTCGGATGCGCTCTCGACATGCTTCGGCTTCTTTGCGCGCTTGGGCTTGCCCTCGCGCGCTGCCTGATAAGGCTCGACCGTCATCGCCGCTTCCGGCCGATGATCCTCGCGCGCAACCAGTTGCACGACGTTCTCCGCGCCCAGGCGCGCGCTCAGACGTTCGAGCAGTTGCGCCATCGATTCGTTATCGGAAGTGGGCATCGGAAACAGCGTGTCGGACGGCGGCGCGTGCTCGCAGACTTTGTCGGCAAACAGCTTCATCTCGATGACCGGAGCTGCGAGCGTCGTCTGATTCAGCTTTTCGCGCAGCAGCCAGAGGACATGATCGGCGTCGCGCGTCGGCACGGCCCACGCGACCTTGAGCGTCGATGTTTTCGGCGCGTGGCGCGCGGCCAGTTCGTGCTCCAGCAGCAGCGAGAACTCGCTCACCGCGGCGTGATGCGCGCTCAGCCAGCCGGCCAGTTGCAGCACGAGCCGGCGCGCTGCGAAAAGCAGCGCCTCGGCGCTTTCCACGCGCGCCTGCAATTCCAGCCGCGCCTCGAACGATGCCGGCGCACAGAACGCCTCGCGCGGATCGGGCGCCAGGCCGTAAGCCTGCGCGAGCCATTGCAGAATGCCCTGCCCGAACCGACGCGCGACGCCCTTGCGCGGCAGGCGGCGCAAATCGGCGAGCGTCGAACAGCCGATCTGTTCGAACACGTTCCCATGCGATTCCGCCGACGGAAC
Proteins encoded:
- a CDS encoding DNA polymerase Y family protein, with protein sequence MPCASAGSISPGARPTPNDRADTPVAQDIDQPCFALADHARILLPDLIAFRLGVRPGSTRSHAFALAPRLTLLAVDVNAEQRALEAVALALLAFTPKVVLAHANTVLLEVGASTRLFGGLRPLIAKVASTVKGCGFTSRMGCAPTAWGAWLLAHARTRRVTRRVRIVKETTLVRVLDALPVSLVPSAESHGNVFEQIGCSTLADLRRLPRKGVARRFGQGILQWLAQAYGLAPDPREAFCAPASFEARLELQARVESAEALLFAARRLVLQLAGWLSAHHAAVSEFSLLLEHELAARHAPKTSTLKVAWAVPTRDADHVLWLLREKLNQTTLAAPVIEMKLFADKVCEHAPPSDTLFPMPTSDNESMAQLLERLSARLGAENVVQLVAREDHRPEAAMTVEPYQAAREGKPKRAKKPKHVESASDEVPEEAQEDEPETETDEPLQLPDRAVPSQPRPSWILETPQKLQLRNERPFYRRPLKLISRTERIEAGWWDGNGVQRDYYVASDDRGRMFWLYRERLSGAWFLHGFFG
- a CDS encoding patatin-like phospholipase family protein, which translates into the protein MSLPPYETIALVLQGGGALGAYQAGVYQGLHEADIHPNWIAGISIGAINTAIIAGNAPENRVERLREFWETICQPAFGFPLPAFVERAFFNSSDQIRKAFTALQAVDALVEGQKGFFVPRFPPPSPVASSSPETASYYDTAPLKATLERLCDFDRINSGETRVSVGAVNVATGNFAYFDNTRTKLRAEHFLASGALPPGFAAVEIDGQFYWDGGLMSNTPLYEVAQATPRRDTLAFQVDLWSARGPVPDNIVDVTGRIKDIQYSSRTRLVTDEMQRAQRYRNVLKHVLDLVPEALRDTDEWCRRAAQLACSKRYNIIHLIYRQKEYEGQYKDYQFGFSTMHEHWETGLADIRRTLAHRDWLDMPNGESGFVTHDIHREKR
- a CDS encoding 23S rRNA (adenine(2030)-N(6))-methyltransferase RlmJ, whose amino-acid sequence is MLSYRHAFHAGNHADVLKHAIVVQMLRYLGLKDKSYWYIDTHAGAGVYSLAEGFAAKNAEYESGIAPLWDRTDLPPLLADYVDEVKALNPDGALRFYPGSPYLAWRAMREQDRMRLFELHSTEIDVLRHNFRDAGRRAMIYDGDGFEGIKAILPPPPRRALVLIDPSYEDKRDYARTVECLEESLRRFATGTYAVWYPQVSRMESQRFADQLKAIQPTGWLHATLTVKTPPADGLGLFGSGMFVLNPPYKLASELKQALPYLVDALGQDAGAAFKLEQRAD
- a CDS encoding SDR family oxidoreductase, with translation MTGGRGFTVALIGASGLLGRAISAELAGLAQWRVVRTAHRRAGANSVPLDIRDHDAVRAFLRREKPDALVIAAAERRPDVCENDPPLARALNVDAVRVIATEASALGAWVLSISTDYVFDGTSAPYFPDDTPAPLNAYGRSKLDGERALLEADPRSCVLRLPLLYGPVVDWTESAVTSLTPAIVASAESAKAPASMDAWATRYPTYTPDVAVVIRGMLEHHARGATISGITQWSGDEPMTKFDIAERIARVLKVDAKLVAQREPTDATPRPRDCHLDSGRLEALGIGRRTPFDTAIERLLANYPALPSL
- a CDS encoding error-prone DNA polymerase, which translates into the protein MDDLNDIIGLADDGGDFSGAVSASTLLPGYAELHCISNFSFLRGASHPQELAAAALEHGYTALAITDECSLAGVVRAHAAIKDIEAKVKAAVEAARLAGQPLPHQSTLKLIIGSELNLTDADGQPFCTLIALATNREGYGNLSELISLARSRSPKGQYRLGPEDFTDPAASSNVTDAADLRGDIAHLKHLPDCLLILVPQRAATLADTLERAHWLASFAAGRAWLALELWQDGSDDERLASCRVISEASGLPLVAASGALMHARSRKPLQDTLTAVRLGRPLAECGYALEANAERHLRTRLRIGALYPKAAIAETLKVAARCTFRLDELQYEYPEELVPPGETPASYLRKRVMAGAKVRWPNGFDADTIGLIDKELALVATLGYEKYFLTVYDIVAFARSKGILCQGRGSAANSIICFCLFITELDPVRMGLLVERFISQARNEPPDIDVDFEHQRREEVIQYIYRKYGRHRASLAASVTTYHTRSALKDVGRALGLDASLIERIGKAQQWWDGPSAVAGYLREAGFSEDSHITRHLIRLTRELRGFPRHLSQHVGGFVIARERLSRLVPIENAAMKDRCVIQWDKDDIDQLKLLKVDVLALGMLSAIRRALEFVALRRGIPQFGLSHIRREDKAVYEMCCRADTIGVFQIESRAQQSMLPRLRPQKYYDLVIEVAIVRPGPIQGGMVHPYLRRKQGLEEEDYPKEELRPVLGRTLGVPIFQEQVMKLAMVAAGYTAEQADQLRRAMAAWRRGSHLEEYQADLMKKMLARGYEHEFAARVCKQIEGFGEYGFPESHSASFALLVYFSAWIKRYEPAAFLAGLLNSQPLGFYSPSQLVQDARRHGVDVFAPDVSLSDWESVLELPPGKGERVVFDAGKEQRRQQFYGAPLPHQMFRKTMRRGARKLAARVQLPAQQYGAGGPGVRIGLQLIKGLPQAAAERIMIARAEAPFLDVDDLTRRAALSRRELEALAAGNALASIAGHRRQAWWAVTAQQRAPELLRDAPMPEAPLALPQASEGREIVDDYASLGLTLNRHPLALLRARLARLRFRTAADLAELKTGRIVRACGIVTVRQRPGTANGTIFVSIEDETGAINVIVWPGLVEKQRKVLLGASLLGVHGVWQNEGDVRHLVAQRLEDHTALLGRLAASSRDFH
- a CDS encoding DUF305 domain-containing protein yields the protein MKSTRNLLRAVLAVITVSFSVSGFAQTAASSHDSMSGMKHGMPANEDAPSNAAFQAADESMMSRMSDVQYTGDADRDFVAHMIPHHEGAVEMAKVELKYGKDAKLRKLAKDIVAAQEKEIAFMKQWLATHPAQK
- a CDS encoding DUF3563 family protein codes for the protein MFAILLEKLSIWFEAAEQRRREEYLAQSSDVVQLEKRIRSLENNGYNI
- a CDS encoding heavy-metal-associated domain-containing protein; this translates as MTEFEVQGMSCQHCVAAVTRSIQEIDPEAQVRVDLERGTVAVESTQTEQALKDAIDDAGYTVVGAASA
- the cueR gene encoding Cu(I)-responsive transcriptional regulator is translated as MNIGEAARASGVTAKMIRYYESVGLLTPVGRTSSGYRVYGEQEVHALRFVRQARRLGFLVEDIRKLLALWHDRTRASAEVKAIALEHVAELDRRIAELTDMRDTLSHLARHCQGDERPDCPILDKLAQ